In Streptomyces sp. NBC_00414, a single window of DNA contains:
- a CDS encoding Pr6Pr family membrane protein, translated as MTTPIPADIPDIPRIPGIAASAAASAVPVVPAYAVVPRVRRPVVAAFRLLVALTAAAGVALDLLLGDPIRVLSYSTILSGVLVTAVFTVSAWRAWKARHPLRPSVTACTLLYAVGTGLVYHLILADDASPFSMTGDAVALTGWHAVTNQLLHTVVPVAVALDWLLLTRPGALRLHSAATWMILPIAYLAYTVTRGLLLPPGTPARFRYPFLDVSRHGFVEVLGNVTIVGLACYALAVLLVVMDHIRPGPRRHRAPENRISSPATGGLK; from the coding sequence ATGACCACCCCCATACCTGCGGACATCCCGGACATACCCAGGATCCCCGGCATAGCCGCCAGCGCCGCCGCTTCCGCCGTCCCCGTCGTGCCCGCGTACGCGGTGGTCCCGCGCGTACGCCGCCCCGTGGTCGCCGCCTTCCGCCTCCTGGTCGCGCTGACGGCAGCCGCGGGCGTGGCACTCGACCTGCTCCTGGGCGACCCGATACGCGTCCTGAGCTACTCCACGATCCTGAGCGGCGTCCTGGTGACCGCGGTGTTCACCGTCTCGGCCTGGCGGGCGTGGAAGGCCCGCCACCCACTGCGGCCGTCCGTCACCGCCTGCACCCTGCTGTACGCGGTCGGCACGGGCCTGGTCTACCACCTGATCCTGGCCGACGACGCGAGCCCCTTCTCCATGACGGGCGACGCGGTGGCGCTCACCGGCTGGCACGCGGTCACGAACCAGCTGCTGCACACGGTGGTGCCGGTGGCGGTCGCGCTGGACTGGCTCCTGCTGACCCGCCCGGGGGCGCTGCGCCTGCACAGCGCGGCCACCTGGATGATCCTCCCGATCGCGTACCTGGCGTACACGGTGACCCGGGGTCTGCTCCTGCCCCCGGGCACGCCGGCCCGCTTCCGGTACCCCTTCCTCGACGTGTCCCGGCACGGCTTCGTCGAGGTCCTGGGCAACGTCACGATCGTCGGCCTCGCCTGCTACGCCCTGGCCGTTCTCCTCGTCGTCATGGACCACATCAGGCCCGGCCCACGGCGCCACCGCGCCCCGGAAAACCGGATTTCGTCTCCGGCCACCGGTGGGCTAAAGTAA